In the genome of Pseudomonas sp. LBUM920, one region contains:
- a CDS encoding 5-oxoprolinase subunit PxpA: protein MQAVDFNSDMGEGFGPWTIGDGVDAELMAYISSANIATGFHAGDPGTMRRTVARAKQLGVAIGAHPGFRDLVGFGRRHINAPAQELVDDMLYQLGALREIARAQGVPLQHIKPHGALYMHLARDEEAARLLVQNLQLIEPTLLLYCMPNSVIWRVAKELGQPVVREFYADREYDLTGSIVFTRHVRALDPATVAARVLRACQTGLVRTVEGEDLPIAFDSICLHSDTPGALELVEATREALDRAGIIVTAASGRVGARGLSEGERAC, encoded by the coding sequence CTGAACTGATGGCTTACATCAGCTCAGCCAACATCGCCACCGGCTTCCACGCCGGCGACCCCGGTACCATGCGCCGCACCGTTGCGCGCGCCAAGCAACTCGGCGTGGCCATCGGCGCGCACCCAGGCTTTCGTGACTTGGTGGGGTTTGGCCGTCGGCATATCAACGCACCGGCGCAGGAACTGGTGGACGACATGCTCTACCAGCTCGGCGCCCTGCGCGAAATCGCCCGCGCCCAAGGCGTGCCCCTGCAACACATCAAGCCCCACGGCGCGCTCTACATGCACCTGGCTCGCGACGAAGAGGCCGCGCGCTTGCTGGTGCAAAACCTGCAACTGATCGAACCGACATTGTTGCTGTACTGCATGCCCAACTCGGTGATCTGGCGCGTTGCCAAGGAACTCGGGCAGCCTGTGGTGCGCGAGTTTTACGCTGACCGTGAATACGACCTGACCGGCTCCATCGTGTTTACCCGCCATGTGCGGGCGCTTGACCCTGCAACGGTCGCGGCGCGGGTCTTGCGGGCTTGTCAGACGGGGTTGGTGCGTACGGTAGAGGGCGAAGACCTGCCTATCGCATTCGACTCCATCTGCCTGCACAGCGACACGCCCGGCGCGCTGGAGTTGGTCGAGGCCACCCGCGAAGCGTTGGACCGGGCGGGCATCATAGTCACAGCGGCGAGTGGACGTGTTGGGGCGAGAGGACTCTCTGAGGGCGAGCGGGCTTGCTGA
- a CDS encoding allophanate hydrolase subunit 1 has protein sequence MAETSPIRYSFGGDEHLFAEVSDSMSLQAFFKGMAVTRAVERLALDGVLDVCLANASFQIRFDPDRIAPHVLLDAVQSAEAQAVAERTLHTRIIEIPVLYNDPWTHETLMRFRDRHQDPTGTDLEYAARINGLADVDAFIAAHSGAPWFVSMVGFVAGLPFMFQMVERERQLQVPKYLRPRTDTPKLTLGHGGCFGCIYSVRGAGGYQMFGVTPAPIYDPAQQLAYLKEHMVFFRPGDIVQFKPLDRDAYDLAVAEVDAGRFDLRIRPVEFSLDAFIADPVGYPKTLQEALT, from the coding sequence ATGGCTGAAACGTCCCCCATCCGCTACAGCTTCGGCGGTGATGAACACTTGTTTGCCGAGGTCAGCGACAGCATGTCCCTGCAGGCCTTTTTCAAAGGCATGGCCGTGACCCGCGCCGTGGAGCGTCTGGCGCTGGACGGCGTATTGGATGTGTGCCTGGCCAATGCGTCGTTTCAGATTCGCTTCGACCCCGACCGCATCGCGCCACACGTGCTGCTCGACGCCGTGCAAAGCGCCGAAGCCCAGGCCGTGGCCGAGCGCACGTTGCACACGCGCATCATTGAAATCCCGGTGCTCTACAACGACCCCTGGACCCACGAAACGCTGATGCGTTTTCGCGACCGTCACCAAGACCCCACGGGCACAGACCTGGAATACGCTGCGCGCATCAACGGCCTGGCCGATGTCGACGCGTTTATCGCCGCCCACAGTGGCGCGCCGTGGTTTGTGTCGATGGTGGGCTTTGTCGCAGGCCTGCCGTTCATGTTCCAGATGGTTGAGCGCGAACGGCAATTGCAGGTGCCCAAGTACCTGCGCCCGCGCACCGACACACCCAAATTGACCCTCGGGCATGGCGGCTGCTTTGGCTGTATTTACTCGGTACGCGGCGCCGGGGGTTACCAGATGTTCGGCGTGACCCCGGCGCCCATCTACGACCCGGCGCAGCAGTTGGCGTACCTCAAGGAGCACATGGTGTTCTTCCGCCCCGGAGACATCGTGCAGTTCAAACCGCTGGACCGCGACGCCTATGACCTGGCGGTCGCCGAGGTGGACGCGGGGCGTTTCGACTTGCGCATCCGTCCGGTGGAATTTTCCCTCGACGCCTTTATTGCCGACCCCGTTGGCTATCCGAAAACCCTGCAGGAGGCGCTGACATGA